The Ursus arctos isolate Adak ecotype North America unplaced genomic scaffold, UrsArc2.0 scaffold_18, whole genome shotgun sequence genomic sequence GAGCTGAGCGCCTCCTGCCCCAACCGTGCTGTCCCCCGCCCCGGCTTCCAGCTCTTCCTTGAGTTTTGGGGGGAAGGGCGTCTGCTCCAACCTTTTTTCCATCTCAATCACTCTACCTGTTGTGTTCCACTGGCCTCCTTTTGAAAGTCTGggtgttttctattcttttttttttttttttttttaagattttatttatttatttgatagagacagccagcgagagagggaacacaggcagggggagtgggagaggaagaagcaggctcctagcggaagagcccgatgtgggactcgatcccataacgccgggatcacgccctgagccgaaggcagacgcttaacgactgcgccacccaggtgcccctgggtgttTTCTATTCTTATCCCctgctttcattttacagattttagTTTCCTGGATGATTTTAAGACCTTTGCAGAAGATCGTTCCATTTTTGCCACTTGTCAGGAGCGTatttgccctcagggagcttgcTGGCTACTTCTGGTGGCCTGAGCCTCATGGCTCTGGATGGTCTCGGGTGCACTGTGTGCGGGACGTTTTGGGCTCTGTTGCTGTTGTGTGCTCGTGTCTGGAGGTCCTGACATGAaccccagcagccccaggcttCCCGTTGTTACCGTGGGCTGGGGCGTCCTCCTCTGTGTGCACAGCCCACACTGGTGGACACTCAGCCGTGAGCAGCTCCTCTGggccctctgccttccctgcccagccctccccctGAGCCAGTGTGGTTCCAACCCCAGCAGCCTCTGCTCGGCACTGCCTCTGGCCTCTTGTTCCCGCAGACCTGTCCGTGCCTGCCGTGTTTGTCCCGCAACTGTGGCAATGGTCACTGTGCTTGGATGGTAGACAGTGGGACACGATGAGCTCCATGTGTAGCTAGGCATGGAAATAAGGCCTGCCGCCCCATCAGCAGCCCCACCCGCACCCATCACAATGAGGGGGGCAGGCGAGCCCCCAGGACAGATGTGGGTCAAGCCTTGAGGGTGTGGCCGGGGCTGCTTCCTGCCCCTCCACGTCCACCCTGCTCCacgtcccacccccacccccacccccccgctgcCACATGCTGGTCGTCTGCAGCGCCTCCCCAGGTCAGGTGCGCCCCTTTACGCCTCCCTGCTGGCAGCGAACACACGTCCTGGTGGACGAGCTCTGGCACTTTCTGCACGCTGGTGACCTTGTCTGCTCAGACGTTCCAGGGGCAGCAACTGGGGACGCAGCCTTGAGCCACACCGCTCCACCACAGCCTCAGGCGTCCTGCTGTCAGGTGGACCCCTCCGTGCACACAGAGATTAGACGGCAGGGTGCTATTGCCAACTGTTTATTCAGGCCCCAAACAGGTGACCAGTGACATGCAGTTTGCCTGGGCCCACGGCAGACTGACCTGTGCTGCCTGCCGGCCCTGCTGGTGAGCAAATGAGTCCCCAGAGGAGGGGCCGGCCGAAGGGTACGTGTGCTGCTGACGGTCCCAGGGCACaggccctgggggaggaaggtGCGCGAAGAGTGGGGCCCCAGTGTCCAGTGCATCTCAAGCCAGCCATGGGGCTGCCCCGCTGCTGAAGGGCACAGCTGTGGGAGGTGGGGTGTGGTGTGAGCGTGGTGGGGGGCAGGCCATCCCCTCCCTGGAGTCCTGCTGAACCCCTTTCTAAGGCAGGACTCTCACGAGTGTCTCTGCCCACTGCATGGTCTGGGCAGCGGCTGGGCCCTTGGGAAAGGACTGCCGACCTCTGGGCCATCTTCAGTGGGTCCCCTCTCAGCGCCTCTGACTGGCAAACCAGGAGAAGAAGGGATGGGGACGCGGACGCGGGGCATGGTGGATGCGCACAGTGCGTGGTGAACGCCAGGCTTTGATGGTGGCGTCATCGCTGGCCGTCAGCAGGAGCTCCTGCTCTTGGGGGCTGAAGACCACCGAGTTGACGACGTCCTGGTGCCGCAGCTTAGCCAAGCAGATGTTGTAGTGCCGGTCCCAGATGTAGCCGTGCCGGTCCTCTGCCCCACTGCGGGAGAGCCTCGGGTGAGACCCGGCCCAGCGCACCTGGACCCGGCCCGGCCTGGCCCTGCACACTACCTGGCCACGAAGTCCCTGCTGACGTCCAGGAAGATGAAGAAGCACTCATCGTTGGGTGTGTAGGCACGGTGGGCCCGCAGAGCCCGCTTCACCTCCCGCATGGTCTTGAGATCAAACACCAGCAGGTCGATCTCCTCTGCGATGGGCGGCGGCTGCATGGGGTCGGCCACCACGGAGCCGCTGGGCCAGGCACGGCTGTTTACGTACAGGTACCTGGGCAAGGGGCACCCTGCTTGGTATCAGCGGCCTGCAGAGGCCCCCACCCGGGACACTCTTGGGGGCCCACCTGTTGTCCGGGGACAAGCCCATGCCGATGATGTGTCCGTGCACGTCGATGACGTGGTCCAGGGCGTCAAAGAAGGCATCTGAGCCCCGCCCCTCGCCCAGCACAGGCCCGGCTGTGGTCATCTGGTGTGGCAGGATCTGCTTGATGCCTGCGGGGGGCCAGGTGAGGGCAGCAGCGTCTGAACCAGAGGGCCCCACGGAACGTGCTCTCCAGGAGGCTGGACCAGGGCGGGGCCCCCAGGACAAACGGAGGAAGCAGACGCTGCCCAAAGACGCCCGCCCTGCCCTTGGCCACGGGACCCCACCCCAGTCGCGGGGAAGCCTCACCCCCCGGCTCTAGGGACGCAGGAGGGCCTGCTCCCCTACCGATCTGGTGTGGCGAGTAGGTGAGGCAGCCCGTGGTGAAGATGAGGAGCTTGCGGGCGTCGGCCATGCTGTGCTCTGGGGGCTTGGTGCGGCCCTGCGCCAGCAGCTCGGCCACCTTGGTCTCCAGCGCGTGCTCTGACAGCTGGGGCTGTGCCCGCCCGTCCAGGAACCCATCCAAGAAGCGCCGCAAGCCCTCCTTGGTGCGGGCCGGAGCTGGCACTGGTCCCGGGCCTCCCGCCTCGTCCTCACTGTCGCTGCCCAGGTCGAAGACGCGGCCAGGGGGCGCCCCGGCATCCAGCAGGAGGTCGGGGCTGTCGAAGCGGCTGCAGTCGGCCACCATCACGGTGCGGATGGTGCTGGCGTTAAGGTTCTGAATCTTGAAGAGCCGCTTCACCACGTTGACGTTCTCTGACTCCACGTCCTGGGGGTGGGAGACAGCAGGTGGGTACCAGGCCAAGGAGGGAGCAGCCGCGGGGGCACACCCGGCCGCACCTGGAACGCGTTGTTGAGCCAGAGCACTGAGCAGGAGGTAATGTCCCCGATGCGGTGCAGGTTCCCCGAGATCAGGCTGGTCTCCGTGAGCCAGCAGCCGAACACGTCATAGGGCTTGTTGCGCACTCGGGACAGCAGGGCGAAGCTGTctgcaggggagcaggggcagggctgtggggaggggctggcagggctgggggggtgCGGGGCTTtgtggaaggaggggtggggctggccaGAACAGCCGGCCCGCCCCAGGCCCGCTCTCACCTAGGCTGATGACTGCGATCTCACCCGACGAAGAGTTGTGGGGCCCTAGGAACACCCCGGACGCCAGCAGCAGCGAGTCGTCCTGGTTGAACTGGGAGAACTGGGTGTAGCTCCAGTTATAGGGCCGCATGTCCGCGCTGTGCAGCAGCGAGATGGTCAGGTCGTTGTTCCAGATCTGCGTGGGGGCGGAGTCATCTGGGGGCCTCTTGAGCCCACCCTGCACGGGACCCCAGGGCCCATGCCGCAAGTCCCTCTCCCAGCTGAGCTCATGCCCAGAAACACCACCAGGCTGGGCTCCTGGCCCCTGGCTGCCCGCTGACCCGAGTGGTGCGGGTCTACACGGCGGGCTCCTGGCTCTGGGGCAGAACTCGCTCCCCTCCGTCGGCAGCGAGGGCCACCCCACCTGGCCCCGGCTGCCGAGGGCTGGGCTCACCTTCACCGTGCAGTCCTTGGAGCAGGAGGCAAACTGGTAACCCGAGTGGGAGAAGCTGAGATGCAGCACCTGGTCGGTGTGCTCCTTGAGCGTCTGCACCTCCACACAGGGTACTCTGTCGTAGAGC encodes the following:
- the FBXW5 gene encoding F-box/WD repeat-containing protein 5 isoform X1 is translated as MDEGGTPLLPDSLVYQIFLSLGPADVLAAGLVCRQWQAVSRDEFLWREQFYRYYQVARDVPRHPAATSWYEEFRRLYDRVPCVEVQTLKEHTDQVLHLSFSHSGYQFASCSKDCTVKIWNNDLTISLLHSADMRPYNWSYTQFSQFNQDDSLLLASGVFLGPHNSSSGEIAVISLDSFALLSRVRNKPYDVFGCWLTETSLISGNLHRIGDITSCSVLWLNNAFQDVESENVNVVKRLFKIQNLNASTIRTVMVADCSRFDSPDLLLDAGAPPGRVFDLGSDSEDEAGGPGPVPAPARTKEGLRRFLDGFLDGRAQPQLSEHALETKVAELLAQGRTKPPEHSMADARKLLIFTTGCLTYSPHQIGIKQILPHQMTTAGPVLGEGRGSDAFFDALDHVIDVHGHIIGMGLSPDNRYLYVNSRAWPSGSVVADPMQPPPIAEEIDLLVFDLKTMREVKRALRAHRAYTPNDECFFIFLDVSRDFVASGAEDRHGYIWDRHYNICLAKLRHQDVVNSVVFSPQEQELLLTASDDATIKAWRSPRTVRIHHAPRPRPHPFFSWFASQRR
- the FBXW5 gene encoding F-box/WD repeat-containing protein 5 isoform X2; this encodes MDEGGTPLLPDSLVYQIFLSLGPADVLAAGLVCRQWQAVSRDEFLWREQFYRYYQVARDVPRHPAATSWYEEFRRLYDRVPCVEVQTLKEHTDQVLHLSFSHSGYQFASCSKDCTVKIWNNDLTISLLHSADMRPYNWSYTQFSQFNQDDSLLLASGVFLGPHNSSSGEIAVISLDSFALLSRVRNKPYDVFGCWLTETSLISGNLHRIGDITSCSVLWLNNAFQDVESENVNVVKRLFKIQNLNASTIRTVMVADCSRFDSPDLLLDAGAPPGRVFDLGSDSEDEAGGPGPVPAPARTKEGLRRFLDGFLDGRAQPQLSEHALETKVAELLAQGRTKPPEHSMADARKLLIFTTGCLTYSPHQIGIKQILPHQMTTAGPVLGEGRGSDAFFDALDHVIDVHGHIIGMGLSPDNSGSVVADPMQPPPIAEEIDLLVFDLKTMREVKRALRAHRAYTPNDECFFIFLDVSRDFVASGAEDRHGYIWDRHYNICLAKLRHQDVVNSVVFSPQEQELLLTASDDATIKAWRSPRTVRIHHAPRPRPHPFFSWFASQRR